One Nocardioidaceae bacterium SCSIO 66511 genomic window carries:
- a CDS encoding sulfatase-like hydrolase/transferase: protein MRSRASLTRRRFTGLAGAVTAGAAVGVGTSGANATIEQPFAPMDSGRRLRQPNILVILADDLGWADLGCFGSPQIRTPYLDRLARSGVRYTHGYAASAVCSPNRVALYTGRHPGRIPGGLPEPIGEPNQRDGIPPEHPTLASLVKTQGYDTAMFGKWHGGYLPWFGPLKSGWDEFYGNYSGGLDYFSKYNHNGDYDLFDGEDETEDPRYYTDIITEKAVGFLGRRHHKPWLLNLNFTTPHWPWEGPRDKRTSDELTERMQAGEEGVLFHGDGGSLDTYREMVESLDRSIGRLVSTLRRTGQLRDTIILFAGDNGGERFSYQWPLSGNKGSVNEGGIRVPMILSWPGEIAPRQVDDTPVYTTDWTATFLELAGAEPDPEYPLDGVSLVEHVFRRRGIAERDMFWRMADGRALRRGDLKYVRSGDTDHLYDLASDVREQADLAAKRPDDLAALRTAWEAVDATLLPYPAA, encoded by the coding sequence ATGAGGAGTAGAGCCTCGCTGACGCGCCGGCGCTTCACCGGACTTGCGGGCGCGGTCACGGCCGGCGCGGCCGTTGGCGTGGGTACGTCCGGCGCCAATGCCACGATCGAGCAGCCGTTTGCACCGATGGACTCGGGGCGCCGGCTTCGGCAGCCGAACATCTTGGTGATCCTCGCCGACGACCTCGGCTGGGCCGATCTGGGCTGCTTCGGCTCGCCACAGATCCGTACGCCGTACCTCGATCGCCTTGCGCGATCCGGTGTCCGGTACACCCACGGGTATGCCGCCTCGGCGGTGTGCTCGCCGAACCGGGTCGCGCTGTACACCGGACGGCATCCCGGCCGAATCCCCGGCGGTCTTCCCGAGCCGATCGGCGAGCCCAACCAGCGAGACGGGATCCCTCCGGAGCACCCCACGCTCGCGTCGCTGGTCAAAACACAGGGGTACGACACGGCCATGTTCGGAAAATGGCATGGCGGGTACCTGCCGTGGTTCGGGCCGCTGAAATCCGGCTGGGACGAGTTCTACGGGAACTATTCCGGCGGGCTGGACTACTTCTCGAAGTACAACCACAACGGCGACTACGACCTCTTCGACGGCGAGGACGAGACCGAGGACCCTCGCTACTACACCGACATCATCACGGAGAAGGCCGTCGGTTTCCTCGGGCGGCGGCACCACAAGCCGTGGTTGCTGAACCTCAACTTCACCACGCCGCACTGGCCGTGGGAAGGTCCGCGCGACAAGCGGACCAGCGATGAGCTCACCGAGCGTATGCAGGCAGGTGAGGAGGGCGTCCTCTTCCACGGCGACGGCGGGTCGCTCGACACGTACCGCGAGATGGTCGAGTCGCTTGATCGCTCGATCGGCAGACTCGTCTCCACGCTGCGGCGCACCGGCCAACTGCGTGACACGATCATCTTGTTCGCCGGCGACAACGGCGGCGAACGGTTCTCGTACCAATGGCCGCTGAGCGGAAACAAGGGCAGCGTCAACGAGGGCGGAATCCGGGTGCCGATGATCCTCAGCTGGCCGGGCGAGATCGCGCCACGCCAGGTTGACGACACCCCGGTGTACACGACCGACTGGACGGCGACCTTCCTCGAGCTAGCCGGTGCCGAACCTGATCCGGAGTACCCACTGGACGGCGTCAGCCTGGTCGAGCACGTGTTCCGGCGTCGCGGCATCGCAGAGCGCGATATGTTCTGGCGAATGGCCGACGGGCGTGCGCTGCGCCGTGGCGACCTGAAGTACGTACGATCCGGCGACACCGACCATTTGTACGACCTCGCGTCGGACGTACGGGAGCAAGCCGATCTGGCAGCGAAACGACCCGACGACCTGGCAGCGCTGCGTACCGCATGGGAGGCCGTCGACGCGACCTTGCTGCCGTACCCGGCAGCGTGA